AAGCGGACTCAACGACGCGCCCGCTCGACAGCCGCTGCGCTCTTGCCAGCAGCCTTTTCAACGGCACTAGTCATGGCCAGGCCGACGGGTGTCATGGTTCCGCTGGCCGGAGCCGGGGTGTTGGTCCGCGTAGGGGGTGCGGAACGGTTGTGCTGCATGTGCGCTCTAACAAGGTGACCGGCAGCCAAGGCACTGCACAGTGACAGTTCACCAGCCAGGACACCAGCAGCAATAATACGGGCCAGACGGCGGGCGTTCTCGCCTGGGGTTGTGGGGTGGGGACCGCGAACACCGAGCATATCGAGCATAGCACTCTGGGGCTCAAGAATGGTTCCGCCACCGAGGGTACCGACTTCAAGCGAGGGCATGGAGACGGAGATTTGGAGAGAACCACGAAGGCTGGAGACCGTTAGTGGTAGCACATAAATATGGTACAGAATCGAGACTTACTTCTTCATGATGGTGATACAGTTGGCACTCTCCACGACTTGCGCAGGATCTTGTCCGGTGGCGAGGAAGATGGCGGCGACGATGTTGGCGGCATGGGCGTTGAAACCTCCGATGGAACCAGCCATGGCAGAGCCAATCAGGTTCTTGTCAACGTTGAGCTGGACGAGAGTGTCAACATCACTCTTGAGGACGTTCTTGACAACGTCGGCGGGAATAATAGCCTCGGCGACGACACTTTTTCCACGACCGTCAATCCAGTTGATAGCGGCGGCCTTCTTGTCCGTGCAGTAGTTACCAGAGACTGAAACGATGCTCATGTCCTCGAAACCCTCTGACGCCATGACGGAGAGAGCGTGCTCGACACCCTTGGAGATCATGTTCATACCCATAGCGTCACCAGTGGTCGTCTTGAAGCGGATGTAGAGGTTGGTTCCGGCCAGCGCAGTCTTCATGGTCTGAAGACGAGCAAAGTTACTGGTAGAGTTGAAAGCCTTCTTCATCGTGTTCTGGCCAGCCTCGGAATCGAGCCAGATCTTGGCAGCGCCGGCACGTTCCAGAGTCTCGAACCCGACACAAGGTCCACGGGTCATGCCATCGCCAGTGAGGACGGTAACGGCACCGCCACCAGAGTTGATGGCCTTGCAGCCACGGCTGGCAGAGGCGACCAGGACACCCTCGGTGGTAGCCATGGGGATGAAGTAGCTCTGTCCGTCGATAACAAGAGGGCCAGCGACACCGACAGGCAGGGGAAGGTAACCGACGACATTCTCGCAGCAAGCGCCAAAGACACGCTCCCAGTTATAGTTGTGGTAGGGAAGCTTGGAGCGCTCGAGACCGTTAGTCAAGTCGGAAGTGGCGTTGGTGCGGGAGATGATGGAACGGCGAATCTTGACAGCGCGAGTGAAATCCTTCAAAGTGCGTTCGAGAGAGTAACCAGGAATCTTGCCACGGAGAGACATGCCGACAATCTCCTGATCAGTCATCTCGTGCACACGCTTCTCGGCAATCATCTTCTCGAGCTGGGCAATGGTGCGCTGCTCGACCGGAGTAGCAGGTTTACCAGATTTGGCCTCGGACTCGTCGTCGGTCTCCGCGGGTGTGGCAGGCCTAGGCGTCTCGGGAATATACTCGCCAAGGGGCAGGGTAGCCGAATCGGTATCGTTAAACTTTTCGGCGCGAGCGAGCTCCTTGGGGTCGATCTGGTGGTCGGGGACGTTGGGATCCTTGATACCCCAGCGAGCAGCATTGAAGAGGTAGCCGTTCAGGGCAACACTCATGGCGAGGGCAACAATGATCCACTTGGAGAGAACGGGGTCCTCGAGACTCTTCAGGATACTGCCAACCATGCGGCCGCCCATACCGTAGCTCTCGAAAGTGTCGTACTCATCCTCGTGCTTCTGGCCAGACTTGCTAGCAGGAGAAGGAAGCGCGTAGTGGATGGAGGGGTACTCGAGCTCGTACTTGATGGGTGTAAGGACAGTAACAACGGTGGGGCGCTCGTTGGCCTTTGCGGATTCTAAAATGGCGTCGAGGCCGTTTGAGGCAACCTTGAAGGGGTCGACAGGAGGAGCAGTGACAACGGCGCTGAGGCCGCCAGTGAGGGAAGACAAGCTGGGGAGAGAGCTAGAGTTGCGGAAAGGAATGGTGCAGATGTTGATGGCGTTGATCAGGACGAAACCGCTGACCATAAGCACCTTGAATTTGGGAACGTTGCTGCTCTTCATCTGCTTGCCGAACAAAGAAGTCTCCTTGGGGGCCTTGCCGTCGAACTCGGGCCAATCGTTGCTCTTGGCCACGTTCTCGGCCACGCGGTGGCTGACGCCGTCGTCTTCAAGGGCGCGGCGCATCTGGACATGGCGCTTGATGCGGTTGATCTCGAGCTTGATGCTCAGGATGGCGGTATAGAAGGAGAAGAGAAGGATGCAGTCGAAGAAGAGAATCCAGGCGGCAAGGAAGCAGAACTGCTGGAGGCCACCCTGGACGCCAGAGGCAGCACCGAGAACGAGAATACCGATCTCGATGGCGTAATCCTTGACAATATCGTAGCCCTTCTCCTTGATGGCTGCCTGCACAGCGTACTGGATGACGTTGGGGGATGACACGTCGGACTTCTTGCTGGACTTTCTGGTATCCTTGTTCTCTTGCGGCCGGCGGTGCTCAACAGCGTGGGAGAGCACGGCACGGGTAAGAATGATGTTCTTCTCGAATCCAATGGTCACAACCAAGAATGGCAGGCCCTCAGACAGCAGCACCATCGTGATTGGGACACCGAGCTTGGTGGTGACAAGCAGACCAAACAGGAAGGCGAAGACGGAGGAGAAGAGGACGTTGGTGAAGAGCCAGAAGTTGGAGCCCATGCGGCGCATGGAGAGGAAGAGGGAGACAAAGGTCAGGTGCATGGACAGGTAGCCAAGGACCATGATGAAGATGTCGAGAGCCTCGGCGTTCTTGAGCAGGTCGAGGAACTCTGTCCAGCCGTTGCGAGCCCACTGCACCAGACTGTTACGGGTGTGAACCTTGGCAGCCTTCATAATCCacatcttcttctccttgccGTGCATTGTCTCGGTCTCGTCGCTGGTGGCATCGGGAATCTCCTG
The DNA window shown above is from Colletotrichum lupini chromosome 7, complete sequence and carries:
- a CDS encoding hydroxymethylglutaryl-coenzyme A reductase; protein product: MISSTLLPRRFRGEQPAAQAAAPSWVNKKITPALKFLSKLACSHPIHTVVIVAVLASTSYVGLLQESLFDATISVRTADWSSLVEGSRRLQAGPETAWKWQNVEPEASIAGEVDHQALLTLVFPESQSPESINTAPRTHAVPIPQNLSITSLPSTSNSLTTYSQDSALAFAVPYSQAAEFLSVAQEIPDATSDETETMHGKEKKMWIMKAAKVHTRNSLVQWARNGWTEFLDLLKNAEALDIFIMVLGYLSMHLTFVSLFLSMRRMGSNFWLFTNVLFSSVFAFLFGLLVTTKLGVPITMVLLSEGLPFLVVTIGFEKNIILTRAVLSHAVEHRRPQENKDTRKSSKKSDVSSPNVIQYAVQAAIKEKGYDIVKDYAIEIGILVLGAASGVQGGLQQFCFLAAWILFFDCILLFSFYTAILSIKLEINRIKRHVQMRRALEDDGVSHRVAENVAKSNDWPEFDGKAPKETSLFGKQMKSSNVPKFKVLMVSGFVLINAINICTIPFRNSSSLPSLSSLTGGLSAVVTAPPVDPFKVASNGLDAILESAKANERPTVVTVLTPIKYELEYPSIHYALPSPASKSGQKHEDEYDTFESYGMGGRMVGSILKSLEDPVLSKWIIVALAMSVALNGYLFNAARWGIKDPNVPDHQIDPKELARAEKFNDTDSATLPLGEYIPETPRPATPAETDDESEAKSGKPATPVEQRTIAQLEKMIAEKRVHEMTDQEIVGMSLRGKIPGYSLERTLKDFTRAVKIRRSIISRTNATSDLTNGLERSKLPYHNYNWERVFGACCENVVGYLPLPVGVAGPLVIDGQSYFIPMATTEGVLVASASRGCKAINSGGGAVTVLTGDGMTRGPCVGFETLERAGAAKIWLDSEAGQNTMKKAFNSTSNFARLQTMKTALAGTNLYIRFKTTTGDAMGMNMISKGVEHALSVMASEGFEDMSIVSVSGNYCTDKKAAAINWIDGRGKSVVAEAIIPADVVKNVLKSDVDTLVQLNVDKNLIGSAMAGSIGGFNAHAANIVAAIFLATGQDPAQVVESANCITIMKNLRGSLQISVSMPSLEVGTLGGGTILEPQSAMLDMLGVRGPHPTTPGENARRLARIIAAGVLAGELSLCSALAAGHLVRAHMQHNRSAPPTRTNTPAPASGTMTPVGLAMTSAVEKAAGKSAAAVERARR